The window TGGCGGTTCGCAAGGGTGATGGCGTTTCCCAGGGAAGGCTCACTCAACGAAGCACTGGTACCCATCGTCCATGACACGGCGGCGTCAACCCCTGGATGATTATGTTTTGAGTTGTCGCAGATATGCTGTCAGTTGTTCGGACAGTCTGATCGCTACAGTGGTAACCTTGTGCCGCTGCCCTGTGGCCATGAAGGTTCCCTTGAGCTGAGCACGATTGAAGGTGTTTTGCTGAATCTCTGCATCCCTAAAATCGGCAAGCTTTAAATCAGCTGCGGTGAAGTCGGTTTCATCGAGCCCGACGGGGTGGGTGGGTCGGTGGTTGAGACCTAGCGTTTGCTGGCTGGTTGGCTGAAATCAGCGAGCAGATAAATGGGTCACGTCATAGTAGCCCCACAGGGCGCCACCAATTGCGCCGATTAGGCTAGAGGGAATGCTATGCAGCACACTGTCCAAGTCTTCGGGTTGCTGAAGACTGCCGACCAGGATTCCCAGTAAAAACACACCTCGCAATGTGCCCAATACCACAGACCAGTATCGAGACATTTTGCGGGTTAGCAGCGCGATAAATAACCAAACAATGCCCACCAAAACGGCCCAACCTGTGGCTGATAAGGCACTGAAAAGATAATAAAGAGAACGATATGGAATCGCATGACCCTAGGGCTTAATGAGGCGTGTCTAAAAAGCATCACCTCATGCTGGTGGGCAACCCTGATTGGCGTCGGTAATAAAAAGTGATCACTTCAGGTTCAGCGTTGCTGAGATTTCCGTGGCTTGGGCACGATCGCCCCAACGGGCCAAATTATTGGCATCAGCCACAAAATCTCGCTCCCCACCACTGTGAGATTGTGCCAACTCAACATGGAGTCAAACTGCCATCCAGGGATGATCGCGATAGGCGACGCAAAAAAGGCCTCAGAAAACGGCCATAGCAGCTGCAGTCCAAAAGGCGGAGTCGGATCTGCCATGAGTAAATCCAGGCATAGGTGCCCTAGGTACACTGCCATCGCCCAGATTCCCCACCAAAGCCACTGGAATTTAGAAAAACCGGAGGTCTGCTTCCTCCATCTTCCTGCCAACCCTTTTCCTGACAACCCCATGCCCAGCGCCACCAGACTCCCTACCGCGATCGCCGCGATGAGTGTGTGGCTCCCCTGGCGATGAAAGGCAAAGGCATCTCCCACAAGTAATCCCGGTAAAAAATCCAGGTCTGGCAGGTTGGCGATCGCGATCGCCCCCCACATCAACCCCTTATTAGATTGGGGCTTTATGGGGAGAGTCGGCATCAGCTGGTACCCTAAATAGCCTGCTAAGGTATGACCGATGGGTGATGCCATGACCTTTTTTCTCCTTAAACCTGCAACGAAATCATCCTGATGTTGACCCACCTTAGCAACTGGATGATAAAGAGGTCATACCGCTGTTGCTGGCTCAAAGTTTGGGTTTTCCACGTCATACTCTGATGTTTACGGTTTATATGTTGGGGTTTTCCATGTCTCCTCGCATTAATTCGCGAGTGCGGGAAATTTGATGCTTAAGGTCGTTACAAGCAACAGGATATGCCAATGACCGCTAGATTCTCCTTTCCGAAAGCTTCGTTTTTACTAAGCGCCAGCAGCCTCCTACTCGCCTCTATTTCCATCATGCTAGGCAAACAGGTGAACTACTTAACCTACTTGCCATTCTTCAATACGATGGCGTTGTTGATGGTGTCTTTAGGCATTGCAGCATTACTGTTGGGATTGATAGGAACCTGGCGGACACGGGGACGAAGCATGCTGTTGTGGGTGGCGAACGTGGTCGCCCTCTTGGTTTTGAGCCTGTACGTATTCGACTCGTGATAAGGATGTATAACAGCCCTTTTGAGTTGAGGGCATTACACCTGGGTTGAGAAAGGATATGGGGTTTAGGGTTTAGGGGGTGCTGATCCAAATACGCGCTGCCATAGCTGTTCTCAAGGTCAATGGCGACAGATCTGTCGTCTCTCGGCTTTTAGACGCTGGGGCGCTGCAGTTCATCGATGAAGCGATTGATGGCATCGAATTGATCCCCCATGCGGGCGTGAAACTCTAAGCTGCGGATATCGAGTCCTGGCAATAGTTCGCTCTTGTGAATCAGCTCGTAGCCACTGGATCGAAGCGCATAAATCGTGATGCTGCCATCCTCCCAAAACCAAACTTCCTGGACGCCAATCCGTTGATAGATTTCTAGAACATCGACACCGCCGCTGGTGACTGTGATTTCCAGCGCTAGGTTGGGAATAGGTTGGAGTGGGCCAATGCAGTAGGATTCGTCAGGTTCTTTGCGCGCGCCCAGTTCTTTCACGCCGATAGTCGTGCTGCCCTTGGCATAGAAACGAATGTGCTTCAGGCGCATGTAGGCTTCCAGGAGTTGAGCCAATCGTTTTTTGGGTTCCTCATGCTCGTCTGAAAGCGGGGCCATAATCTCTAGGAATCCATCCAAATACACCAACCGAGCCCCAGTGCCTTCTAGTTCTACATCTAGCTTTTCCAGCGTGAGCCAGGTGACGTTGGGCAACACTGTGTTAGTCAGGGGCTGAGGTCTGATTGGGCTATTAACCATAACGGCAGGTTGGGTGAGCAGTGTATTCGCAAACGCTTATTCAGAGCGAGGATTGCTGTGTCAGTTTCTGGAGACAGTCAGAGTTGAGATTGCTTCAATCATAATGGGCGAATTGATAAGAGAGGGGCGATCGCATCTCCCAAACTGATGACTCATCGTTGTTGTCAGGTTACTGCTCAACGGCGTCTAAACTCTGCTTAACGGCCTCCAAGGGATTGGGCTGCGTTCGCGGTGGCGTGTCTGCGGTGACGACTGTTACATAGGGTGCAATCGCATCCGCGTCTACCCAACCGGAGAAGTAGCGGATGTGAGTTTCAGCCGCGCTGAGGTCAAGCAGCTCCAGGTCACCGCGCATGGCTTCACATTCTCCGATAGAACGACCGCTGATATCTGAGGTGATACACCGAGGAAAGTAATGGGTTTCAATCATCCCGGTGTCGAGGGGTCTGACGAAACGCTCTCCGTTCCAGTGCCAGGAGGTGCCAGGCCACACAAAACGTGGAGGAACCGTGAACGGGTAACGGGGAGCGTCTTCTGGATAGCGCTCGGCTCCCTCAGCCAGGGTAATTTCAAACCCGGTGGGGTAACGAACCTCATACCGAGAGTCCGTTGCCCAGAGGACTTCGGTCGTGTCTTGCGTTAAGGTCGTTGCAGCACTCTCTATAGATGTATTTTCATACAGTGGAACGCCTTCACCAGGCAGGTCTGTCATCGCGACAAAGCGCCAACAGTTCCAGCTCTCGGCGGCATCAATGGTTTGTAACTGAACTTCGCACGCGCCATTGCCAGTGCCAATCCAGAGCGTGTCGTCTAGGATGAGCAAAGTTTTAGGGATGGCACCCACAAGTGGGCTGTTGTGT is drawn from Leptolyngbya sp. SIO1E4 and contains these coding sequences:
- a CDS encoding metal-dependent hydrolase, with the translated sequence MASPIGHTLAGYLGYQLMPTLPIKPQSNKGLMWGAIAIANLPDLDFLPGLLVGDAFAFHRQGSHTLIAAIAVGSLVALGMGLSGKGLAGRWRKQTSGFSKFQWLWWGIWAMAVYLGHLCLDLLMADPTPPFGLQLLWPFSEAFFASPIAIIPGWQFDSMLSWHNLTVVGSEILWLMPIIWPVGAIVPKPRKSQQR
- a CDS encoding Uma2 family endonuclease, with translation MVNSPIRPQPLTNTVLPNVTWLTLEKLDVELEGTGARLVYLDGFLEIMAPLSDEHEEPKKRLAQLLEAYMRLKHIRFYAKGSTTIGVKELGARKEPDESYCIGPLQPIPNLALEITVTSGGVDVLEIYQRIGVQEVWFWEDGSITIYALRSSGYELIHKSELLPGLDIRSLEFHARMGDQFDAINRFIDELQRPSV